A window from Candidatus Latescibacterota bacterium encodes these proteins:
- a CDS encoding isoprenylcysteine carboxylmethyltransferase family protein, with amino-acid sequence MDRGRGARELTTGRARRGWSWVLVQLVIFGLILWEPLDWTFPRPALLGWAGLALILVGGWLGTGGLLALGPSLSPFPEPRQGARLVAGGVYARVRHPIYGGLVLGSLGLALWRGSLGGLLLAALLLVFFDRKSRYEERRLETRFPTYADYRRQVGKRLLPWIY; translated from the coding sequence CTGGATCGCGGAAGGGGCGCTCGAGAATTGACGACCGGGCGCGCGCGGCGAGGCTGGAGCTGGGTGCTGGTGCAGCTCGTCATCTTCGGGCTGATCCTCTGGGAGCCGCTCGACTGGACCTTCCCGCGGCCCGCGCTTCTCGGCTGGGCGGGCCTGGCGCTGATCCTCGTCGGCGGCTGGCTGGGGACCGGCGGCCTGCTGGCGCTGGGTCCGTCGCTCAGCCCCTTTCCCGAACCGCGGCAGGGCGCGCGCCTCGTGGCCGGCGGGGTCTACGCGCGGGTGCGGCATCCCATCTACGGCGGTCTGGTGCTAGGATCGCTGGGGCTCGCGCTCTGGCGCGGCAGTCTCGGCGGGCTGCTGCTCGCCGCGCTGCTCCTGGTCTTCTTCGACCGCAAGTCGCGTTACGAGGAGCGCCGCCTGGAAACACGATTCCCCACCTACGCCGACTACCGGCGGCAGGTGGGGAAGCGTCTGTTGCCCTGGATCTACTGA